The DNA region TTTTTGGTGCCCTAAATTCAAATAATTTTGAATTTAGGGGCATACCGAATTCTGGGTCAATCAGGGAAACCCGTGTTTCGCCCCCCTGGGAATCGATGACTTGCCATTGCAAAAGCTTCAGGGGATTGTCAGAAAAAAGAAATGTAAGAGAGCCCTGTTCCGGTTCATCGCGGTGTACAATGGAGACGCGAATGACGCCTTTTTCATGGACGTAGCGGGTTACTTTCACATCACCGGAAAGGCGAATTTTTTTGCGCACCAAAAACCCGGCCAGCGTGTCATCGATGGGTGTGTAGCTGGGGTGCTCCAGTTCCTTGTCATAGAAGATAAACCATCTGCCGTCGGCAATGATCAGGGCCGGTGATGGGGGCGCGTATTCAATGCGCAATCGACCGGGGCGTTTCATTGCAATGGTGCCCCGTGTAACAGAGCCATCGGCCCCGGCCTGATAAAATTTTGATTGCATGGTGCGAATGGAATCCAGATAACGCTCGACCTTTAAAAGCGCCTCATGGTTACGCCCCTGTACCGTCTGTGCGGTTGCTGGCCCGGCCAGCCCTAGTAGGCCCGCGAATAGGGCCAAAAAAATGAGGGGTGTGAAAAATCGGGTCAGGGTCATGGTTGGGATGCTCGGTTCAAAGGATGGCATGATCAAGGCGCCTCTAAAGGGTGCCGCCGGGCAGGACCTCACGTTTGCCAGCGTGGTTGGCGGAACTGACGACGCCGTCCGCTTCCATCTGATCCATGATGCGTGCCGCCCGGTTGTAGCCGATTTGCAGATGGCGCTGGATAAAGCTGGTAGACGCCCTGCGTTCCCGCAGCACCAAAGATACCGCCTGATCATAAAGGGCATCGTTGTTCCCATTGCCCCCTGCCCCGGCACTGATGTCTGCACTTTCATCGATGGTGACAGCGTCAATATATTCGGGCTCTCCCTGAGACTTCAGGGCAGCGACAATTTTTTCTACTTCCTGATCTGAAACAAACGGGCCGTGGACCCGGGTGATGCGCCCGCCCCCTGCCATGTACAACATGTCGCCCTGTCCCAAAAGCTGTTCGGCCCCGCCTTCGCTTAAGATGGTGCGGCTGTCCACTTTGGAGGTGACCTGGAAACTGACCCGCGTTGGGAAATTCGCCTTGATGGTGCCGGTGATGACATCAACCGATGGCCGTTGGGTTGCCATGATCAGGTGAATGCCTGCGGCCCGCGCCATCTGGCTCAGGCGTTGTATCGTCCCTTCTATTTCTTTGCCCGCAACCATCATCAGATCGGCCATTTCATCCACCACAACGACGATCAGGGGCATGGGTTTCAGGTCCAGGGCATGTTCTTCGATGACGGGCTTTCCGGTTTCAGGATCAAATCCGGTCTGGATACTGCGGGTCAGGGTTTGGCCCTTGTTGCTGGCTTCTGCGACGCGCTGATTATAATTAGCAACATTGCGCACCCCCAATTCAGACATGCTGCGATACCGGTTTTCCATTTCCTTTACGGTCCATTTCAGGGCCACCACCGCCTTGCCCGGTTCCGTCACAACCGGTGCCAATAGATGGGGAATGTCGTCATAGACAGACAGCTCCAGCATTTTGGGATCAATCATGATGAAGCGGCATTCGTCCGGGGTCAGGCGGTATAGAAGGGACAGGATCATGGTGTTAATGGCGACGGATTTACCAGACCCGGTGGTGCCTGCAATCAAGAGATGGGGCATGCGGGCAAGGTCTGCCATGACCGGTGCGCCACCAATGTCTTTGCCCAATACCAATGTCAGTTTGGATGCGGTGCGTTCATACGCTTCAGACGAGAGCAATTCACGAAGCGAAACCATTTCGCGTCGGGCATTGGGCAGTTCAATGCCGATAACATTTTGTCCGGGTACCACGGCAATGCGGACGCTGACCGCACTCATGGAGCGCGCGATATCATCGGCGAGACCAATCACCCTTGATGACTTGATGCCCGCAGCGGGTTCCAGTTCATAAAGGGTCACCACGGGGCCCGGGCGTACTTTCAGGATTTGTCCCTTTACCCCAAAATCTTCCAAAACTCCCATAAGCAACCGGGCATTGGCTTCAAGGGATTCCTTGGCATGTTCAGGCTCAACCACTTGAACCGGGGGCTCGGCCAAAAGATCAAGGGGGGGCAGTTCGTAATTCCCATCACGAACCAGATCCAGCATCGTCTGGCGGCCTTCATCGGCTCGGCGGCCCTGGCGTGCGGGGGTTGATCTGGGGGTTACCAATGGTTCTGTGGGCGCTTCTGGCTTGGGTGTTTCTAAAAGGCTTGAAGGGCCGATGTCTTCATCTGGGGAAAGGGTGACATCTGTTTCGTCAATGTCGATTGCGTTGGGCGCACGATTGGAGCGAAGGCCCATACGGGGTTCTGTCCGGGTCTTTGTCCGGCCCCAATTTCGAATGCCATTGGCGCCAAAATTACGGCCCATTTGCCAACCCGCTGTGGCACGGGCGCCAAGGAATAGTCCGCCAACCCGGGTGCCACGCCACATCGTGCGTCCAAAGGCGCGCCATTCGGCTGGGCTGAAACCAAGGGTGTAAAGGCCCAGCATCAATCCGATGAGAAGAAAGGGCATGCCGATCAAAACAATGGGTAGGCGCAACCCGGTTTCCCCAATCAACCCGGCCGTTTGGCCCAACACAAGCTGACCCAGATAACCGCCCATGCCCGCACGAAGGCTCCAATCAACAGGGGGTGCAAAGCCAGCAGCCCCCATGGCGATAAACAGGAGGGCAAAAGGCATGACCGTAATTTTAAGCCAGGCACGGGGGATGGGCCGTTTGGTAACCACGCGCCATCCCCAGACCAACATGGCGATGCCGGGCAAACTTGCGGCAATGCCCATGGATTGGAGCCCAATATCGGCACCAATAGCACCCCAAATTCCCATGAGATTGGAAACGGTTCCATCAACGGCCTTGTTGAGGGACGGGTCCGTTGATGAAAAGCTGAAGAAAGCAAGCAAGCTTGCCAGGCCAAAAATAAACAGGGCCGCCCCCCCCAGCTCGACCATACGACGACGCAGAAAAGCGGCCACGCTTGCGGGAAGAAATGGGATTTTGCTTACATCGGTGGTGGTTCGCGCCATGGCCTCTTTCGATAAGGGTTGGCCTGGTGTTGGCCTGGTGTTGGGCTTTATAGAGGCAAGTCACTGCCCCCACATCTTGTGGGTCAAAACAATGAACTCACAATACTATCCTCTGGCGCTGTGGAAAAGCCCCTATTAACGCTATCCCCAAATTGGGCTTGATCACGCAAACAAAAGGCGGCACCCACAAAGGGGTGCCGCCTTATGCTCACGGGGTAGGGCGGGTTAGGGCTAGAGATTTACAGCATATAGCCGCGTTCACCATGGGCACGGATGTCCAGGCCTTCTGCTTCTTCTTCTTCATCAACCCGAAGCCCGGTTGTGGCTTTGATGATTTTGACAATGATCCAGGTGACGATGGCCGTCCAGGCAACAACGGCGAGGACGCCAATGGACTGGACCCAAAACTGGCTGGCGATGGTCAATTTGGACAGGCCAAGCCCGCCAAAGGCAGTTGCCCCCAAGATCGCTGTCAGCAATGTGCCGGTGACACCACCCACACCGTGGACAGCAAGAACATCCAGGGCATCGTCGACGCCAAATTTCATTTTGACCAGTCCGACAGACACATAGCAAAGCAGTCCGGCGACCACGCCAATGACAAGGGCCCCGATGGGTCCAACAAAGCCCGATGCTGGTGTGATGGTGGCTAACCCGGCAATGGCCCCGGTGGTAATACCGACCAGGGTGGGCTTGCCGTGTTTGGTCCATTCAATCGCCATCCAGACCAACGCGGCGGTGGCGGCCGAAATATGGGTAACCGTAATGGCCATGCCCGCAGCACCGTCGGCTGCCAATGCCGATCCACCGTTAAATCCAAACCAGCCAACCCACAGCATGGCGGCACCAGACATCACCAGACCGGGGCTGTGGGGTGGGCGCATTTCTGTCGGAAAGCCGCGACGAACGCCCAATTCCTTGGCAATGATCAGGGCAGCCGTGCCACAGGTGGCATGGACCACAAGGCCACCCGCAAAATCTTGAACGCCAAGTTCTGCAAGCCAGCCGCCGCCCCAAACCCAATGGGCGACAGGCCCGTATACCAGAACGACCCAGATCGCGGAAAACAACGCCATGGCAGAAAATTTGATGCGCTCTACATAGGCACCAACGATTAACGCCGGGGTGATGATGGCAAAGGTCATCTGGAACATGAAGAAGACAACTTCAGGCAGGGACCCGGACAAGGTATCGGGGGTAACGCCCAATAAAAACACCTTTCCCGTCCCGCCGATCCAGCTCTGGAGCGCGCCGCCATCACTGAAGGCAAGGCTGTAGACCCCAACGAGCCACAACACGGAAACGATGCAGGCAATGGTGAAACAATGCATCAAAACGCTAAGCACATTCTGGGCACGAACCAGGCCGCCATAAAATAGCGCCAATCCTGGCAGCGTCATGAACAATACCAAAGCGGTAGAGGTCAATATCCATGCGGTATTGGCGCCATCCATTTTTTGTGCGCCTTGGGCCAAAGCATCAGGTACGGCCATGAGCGTGGCCGTCATGATCCCCATAATAAGGGCGGCGAGCATGCGTCTTGTTGACATTAAATTTCCCCTTGTTCTTCTTCTTCAATTTGTTTTGACGCGCATTTATGCACCGCGCCGTTTTGATTTGCCTAAAAACTAATCATTTTGGGATAAAACAGATTTTTGGTTTTATCCGAAACACTTTAAAATTTACCCATATTATCAATGTATTAAGGCGATTTTTGCCAAATTCTAGTTGGTCCAGAACGCCCCGGGATTGATCTCCGGTGCCCCGAACCTCTCTAACACATATCAAATATTGTGCCGAATTTTGAATTCATTGTAATTTCAATAGGTTATTGGAAATATGCCCCCTTGGGAAGGCTTTGAAGCCACCGCGATTTACTGACAATTGCCTAAATTATAGCCAAAAAGAAAAAAAGGCCCGGAAGTTGTGCTTTCCGGGCCAGTTTCGAAGAAGGGGAATAAAATATATCCTCAGGGGTCCTCCCCTGCCTCGATAAATTTACCGGAGCAGGGGAGGCATAGCTTGGTTAGTGAACGCTTTCGCCGTGCTGGGTCTGATCCAGACCCTGCATTTCCTCTTCGTCCGTAACGCGCAGTCCCATAACCATATCGATCCCTTTAAACAGGATGAGCGAGACAGTGCCGCCATAGGCAATGGTGATGAGGATGGCTTTTAACTGAATCCAGACCTGGGCAACGTTGCCTTCCAGGGCGCCGCTGGTTCCACCAATGGTCTTGACTGCGAACACGCCGGTCAGCAATGCGCCGACGATGCCGCCAATGCCATGGATGCCAAAGCAATCGAGGGAATCATCATAGCCAAGGGTGCGTTTCAGGACCGTGGCACCCCAATAACAGATGATGCCGGAAAGGATGCCGATAAAAAGCGCACCCTTTGGATCCACAAAGCCAGCAGCCGGTGTGATGGCAACCAACCCGCCAATGGCACCAGATATAATGCCCAACACGGAAGGTTTTCCCCTGAGGACCCATTCCAGGAACATCCAGGAAAGGGCGGCAGCAGCGGCGGCAATTTGGGTCACGGCCATGGCCATGCCAGCGGTGCCATTGGCAGCGACGGCGGACCCTGCATTGAAGCCGAACCAGCCAACCCACAAAAGGGCGGCACCAATGACGGACAGGACCAGATTATGGGGCGCCATGTTTTCTACGCCGTATCCATTGCGTTTGCCTAAAATGATGGCACCTGCAAGGCCTGCGATGCCTGCGTTGATGTGGACCACGGTGCCGCCAGCAAAATCAAGAACGCCATCTTTTGCCAAAAATCCACCGCCCCAGACCCAATGGGTAATGGGGGCGTAGACGGTGATTAACCACAGGCCAACAAACCACATGAGGGATGAAAACTTTACGCGATCAGCAAGCGAGCCAGCAATCAAGGCAGGGGTAATGATGGCGAAGGTCATCTGAAACACCATGAACACAGATTCAGGGATGGTGCCCGAAAGATCGTTAACACCAAGTCCGGTCAGGAACATTTTGCTGAGATCGCCAACGAGGGCATTGCCGGCGCTAAATGCCAGTGAATAACCAATGACCATCCAAATGATGGTTGCAAGGCAGGTAATGGCAAAACTTTGCATGACGGTTCCCAGCACGTTTTTCTTACGCACCATGCCGCCATAAAAAAGGGCGACACCGGGGATGGTCATCAACAGAACCAGCACGGTTGCGGTCAGCATCCAGGCGGTATCGCCTGTGTCCAGCTTTGGCGGCGCCGTCTGGGCCAGGGCATCGGTGACGCCGAGGGCCAAACTGGCCACGAGGACAAACAGGCCCCCGAAAAGATGTTTGAGATTATTCATTGTTTTCTCCTTCATTGCCCATCCCCTCTAAAGGGCTTCGCCGTCGAGTTCACCGGTACGAATGCGAATGGCCTTGATAATTTCATGAACAAATATTTTGCCGTCGCCGATCTTTCCCGATCCTGCGGCGGTTTGAATGGCTTCGACGACGTTGCCCGTAATGTCGTCGGCAACCGCGACTTCGATTTTAACCTTGGGCAAAAAATCAATGGCGTATTCTGCGCCACGATAAATTTCGGTATGGCCTTTTTGTCGGCCGAATCCCTTGACCTCGGTAACGGTCATGCCTTGAACACCAACTTCTCCGAGGGCGTCGCGGACCGCTTCCAACATGAAGGGCTTGATAATGGCCACGATCATTTTCATGCGTTTTTCCCTTTCGCGTTTGACACTGTCCCGTTATGGGAACGGGTTATTCTTTACAAGTGCCGTGCCGGTTTCTGAGAATTTAGGAAAACTGTTTAATATCAGTTGATTAAAGGGTATGGCAAAGGCGAACATACAATAAAGGCCGCCTAAACGGGGCATAACAGCCTGTTTATTAGGCACAGAAAGATAAACGACTAAATATTAATCACCCAGAATGGTTTTGACCCAAGGTGCCGGACGGGGGACACTGTCAGGGACAGGTAAAAGCAATTGTAGGCCTTCAATAGAGCGATGATAAAAGAACAACAAAAAAGCCAAAAAAGCCCAAAAACGGCTTTAAATGGTGGCAAACCGGCGCCTTGTGATGTTGTCGTCGTTGGTGGGGGCATGGCAGGCATGACCTTTGCCGTGGCTCTGGAATCTGCTGGCCTAACCGTTACGGTTGTGGAACGACTTGATCCTGCCGGGTTTGCGGATGCCGGTTTTGATGGCCGGGTTTCAGCGCTATCATTGGGATCGCGCCAGGTTTTGGAAACCATTGGTTTATGGGAAGCAATGTCTCAGGATGCGGCGCCCATACTGGATATTGACGTGACCGATGGCGGAACGCCCGCATTCCTGCATTTTGATCACAAAGAACTTCACCCTGCTTCAAATGCCCAGCCCATGGGGCATATTGTTGAAAACCGGATTATCCGTCGGGCACAAATGGAAAAATTGCCCTCCCTGTCAGGCCTGAAATTTATGGCCCCTGCGGTTGTTAAAAATATTGAACGGGGAAAAACAGGCGCCAAGGTGTGCCTTGATGATGGCACGGTGATAACGGCGCGATTGGTTGTGGCGGCGGACGGGCGGGCATCACGATTGCGCAACGGCGCAAAAATAAACACGACATCGTGGCAATATGATCAATCCGCCATTGTGACAACCGTGATCCATGACCAGCCCCATCTGGGTGTGGCGTACGAAAAATTTTTGGCACCAGGGCCCTTTGCGATTTTGCCAATGACCGATGATTTAGATGGCCATCACCGATCATCGATCGTGTGGAGTGACCGAAGCGATCTGGTCCCGGCATTTTTAAAATTAAATGAATCCGATTTTAATGGCGAACTTGCGCGCCGGTTCGGCGACCATCTGGGCCGCGTGTGTGCAACGGGTCCACGCTGGTCTTATCCCTTGGGGCTTAGTCTGGCTGAAACGTATATTGCAGATCGCCTGGCATTAATTGGGGATGCGGCCCATGCCATCCATCCCATTGCGGGCCAAGGCCTCAACCTTGGCATCCGCGATGCAGCCGCGCTCGCAGAGGTGGTGGTGGACGCCTCCAGGCTTGGGCTTGATATCGGTATGAAAACGGTTTTAGAAGATTATCAACACTGGCGCGGTTTTGATGCGGTCGCATTGGCCGGGGCGACAGATATATTAAACCGGTTGTTCTCAACCAATAATGCGCCCTTGCGTTTGTTTCGGGGTGTGGGGATTGATGTTGTCAATGCCATCGGTCCGGCGCGCCGGTTGTTTATGCGTGAAGCCATGGGCATCACCGGCGACCTGCCCCGGTTGGTTCGGGGGGACGTGCTTTAAAAAATTTAAAGGTTACGCATCATCCAGCTTGCGGGCTTCATCGGCCAGCATGACAGGGATGCCATCACGGATAGGATAGGCAAGCCCCGCGCGCTTTGAAATCAGCTCTTGGGCATTCGCGTCATAATCAAGTGGCCCCTTGGTCAGGGGACAAACAAGAATTTCAAGAAGCTTTGGGTCAACTGTATTGGTGTCGTCAGAGGATGCCATGATCAGGTTCCATTATAAAAATTAATGCCGGGTGCCAGCACCACCATCGTCTAAAACGCCGGACATTTCCAGCACGGATAGTAATACGTGCATTCTGGCCTCTGTGTCTTGGGCCTCAAGCAGGGCTTGTTTTTCCGATGCATCAAAGGGGCAAGCCATGGATAGAAACGTTACCAGTTCAGTGGTTTCCATTTTGCGCAGTGTCGCCCAATCTGGCTGAATGCCCTGTAGGGTAAAGTAATGTTCAAGCGCGCCCAGAAGCCGCGTGCTTGCCGCCCCCCCGGAGGTAGGGGTTTCCATGTCCGCACGAAAAGGGCCAAAATCCGGGCGCACCCGGCGATAGCCATTTTCAAGGGCGAGTTCATCGGCAATATGAAAACGCGCAATCCCTGAAAGGGTGATTTGATAACACCCGTCATCGGTTTCGGCGAAGTTGGTGATGCGCCCGGCGCAACCCGTGGGATAAATTTCTGGCCCCACCCGACCGTTCTCTTGTCCGGGTGTCAGTGGGTTGCGGATGTCAGGGCCACCGATGGGTTGAATCATTCCGATTAAACGGGTTTGGGTTCGGATGGCATCGCGGGTCATGGCAAGATAGCGCGGTTCAAATATATTCAGTGGCAGCATCCCGCCTGGTAACAGCAACACACCGGCCAGAGGAAAGATCGGAATGATCTCCGCCAGATCTTCGAAACGAGGTGCAAAAGGATCGTCGCTCACGATGGCCTCTAGGAAAATAAAAGCGTTGAAAGGCGGGTGCGTCCATCCTGGGTTAATTCATCATCGCCACCCCAGGCATCAAACATTTTGAACAATTGAAGTCTGGCCGCGCCATCGTTCCATTCGCGGTTGCGGCGAACAAGTTCCAAAAGTTCATCCACGGCACCGGCCCGATCATCGGCTGCGAACCGTGCCATTGCCAGATCAAACCGTGCTTGATGATCATCAGGGTTTGTCGCCAGCTTCGCTTCGAATTCATCTGTTTCACCGGCATCGCCACTTTGGGTCGCAAGATCCAATGCACTTTTGGCGGCGACCACATCGGCGTGGCTGGCCTTGTCTTCGGGGATTGAATCAATCAGGCCCTGGGCCGCCTCAATTTCACCCGCAGCAATATAACAGCGCGCAAGCCCGGCCAGGGCTTCGACACTTTCATCATCAAGTTCCAAAGCCTGGGCGAACAATTGCATCGCGTTGCCATCATCTTTTTTGGCCAACGCTTCTTTGGCCTTCTCGATGATTTGGCCCGCTGTGGGCTCTCCCTGGGTTTCTAACCCGGCTTTGGCCGCGCCTTCGATGACCCGGTCGAGGAAGGCTTTCAATTCACTTTCCGGCAAGGCACCAGAAAACCCGTCAAGGGGCCGGCCCTGAACGAAGGCATAAACCATCGGGACAGACTGGACGCGCAATTGTTGGGCCAGCTGTTGGTTATCATCAATGTTGATTTTGACCAGACGCACGCTGCCCCCGGCAGCGGTGACCAGCTTTTCCAACATTGGGCCTAATTGTTTGCACGGTTCGCACCAAGGTGCCCAGAAATCTACGATAACGGGGATCTTCTGACTGGCCTCAATGACTTCGGCGGCAAAAGAGGCTGTATCGACATCACGGACCAATGCCCCATTGTCTGTGTTTTCGGCAATGGGCGTCTCGCCGTTACCCGTATCTCCGATTATGGTATTCATCGTGCTGTAATTTCCTCATTTTCTTGGATTTTTGCGTTTTGCGGGCCATTTTGGGTGTTCCACCCTATCAAATGGGGTCCCACGGGCCGAAGGTCAACCAATATGCTTTGTACCATAACGTGGTGGATAGGCGGGTAAAAGGTGGGGCAGAGGGCATTTTTTGCAGTTCATTTGCCGTTCTGTGGAAAAGACAGAGAGAGGGCTTGCAAAGCCGGGTTCTTTTATTATGATCGCGGGCCTTCCCAATATGGCCAGTTTGGTCATATCCTTTGGGGAAAATATGGATGCGGGCGTAGCTCAGGGGTAGAGCACAACCTTGCCAAGGTTGGGGTCGAGAGTTCGAATCTCTTCGCCCGCTCCAATATTTCTGCCAAACGGGTGCTGTGGTTGCTCGCTACTTGTGGGGGCCCATTTGTGGGTGATTGTGAAGATGCCTGAATTGATCAGCGAAGAATACCGGCGACAACAGGAAAAACTGCACGAAAACCCGGATTACGGGCTTGCTTCTGTGGTAACGGCTCCGATGTTAGCGGAACTTGTTGTAAAGAATAACATTCAACACATTCTGGATTATGGGGCAGGCAAGGGCCGACTAGGCGAGATCTGTAAGGAAAAACTATCCCCCTGTCCTAAATTTCACCACTACGACCCAGCGATCCCTAAATGGTCGGGGAAACCGGAACCGCGCGAATTGGTTGCTTGCATTGATGTGTTGGAACATATCGAGCCCAATTGTCTCGATAGCGTCTTGGACGATCTTCAGCGTGTTACACAGAAAATCGGTTTTTTCACAGTGCATGGCGGCCCGGCGGGTAAAAACCTACCTGATGGACGCAACGCCCATCTTATTCAGGAACGGGCTGGTTTTTGGCTTCCAAAATTTATGGAATGGTTTGAATTGCATATGTTCCAGCGGATCGATGAAAACCGATTTGTCATCGCCGTTGGCGTATTGGCCCCAAAGCCCAAAAACTGATGTCTGTCTGGTTTAGCCTGTAACCCCCGATCTCGGGCCAGGGGTTTTTTTTACTGCCAAATCTGCTACACTCCTCTAACGCTTAACAAGCAGAGGAGGAAAACCATGCTTGTGGATACTGTTCTCCGTTTAAAGGGTAGTAGCGTTGTTACCGCATCTCCAGAAACGCCTATTGGCGAAATTGCACGCCTGCTTCATGACGCCCGTATTGGCGCCGTGGTTATCAGTGCCGATGATAAAACGCCCGATGGCATTTTATCCGAAAGGGATATTGTTGCGGCAATCGCCACAGAAGGCTCAACGGCCCTGGACCATAAGGCATCTGAATTGATGACGTGCGAGGTGATCACCTGTGCGCCCGGTGATGGGGTGGCGGGATTGATGGATGTTATGACCCAAAACCGTATTCGCCATTTGCCAGTGATGGCCAATGGTGCCTTGTGCGGCATGATGTCTATCGGTGATGTGGTGAAATGCCATGTCGATGAAATCGAACACGAAGCCGAAGCCCTTAGGGCTTACGTCGCACAATAAGAGCGCAAGAATTTGGTGTTTTAGAATGGCGCGATGATGGTCTTTACAAAGGGGCTTAAAACATTATCGCATAAACAGAGCGCCTTGATCTGGCTCAAGCTCGCGGCAATGAACTGGCCATCATAGGGTTGGGCCAGTGCGTCGATATCGGGCACCAGAAGAATCCGGTTTTCATTCGTCTTGCGCCAAAAACGCCCCCCTTCTTCATTGTGGCTGGCGGTGTATAGGGTAATGACTTCGCCATCATCCAAAAGAAGCTCCCCCAGTGGGGGCAGTTTTCCCTTATGGGCTTGGCGCAGGTTGCTTCGGGTTGCCTGAATGGTTGGTGAAAGTTGCAGGTAGCCAATATTGCCGGGCTCGGGTTTCGCTTGAAGCAGAAAATATATCTCATCACCCCGTAACCCGCAGGCAAGGGCGAGGATGCCGCCGTCTGGTTGGGTGATAATGGGTTGGTCCCATTCTGCAACTTCGCGCGC from Rhodospirillales bacterium includes:
- a CDS encoding Trm112 family protein; translation: MASSDDTNTVDPKLLEILVCPLTKGPLDYDANAQELISKRAGLAYPIRDGIPVMLADEARKLDDA
- a CDS encoding P-II family nitrogen regulator; translation: MKMIVAIIKPFMLEAVRDALGEVGVQGMTVTEVKGFGRQKGHTEIYRGAEYAIDFLPKVKIEVAVADDITGNVVEAIQTAAGSGKIGDGKIFVHEIIKAIRIRTGELDGEAL
- a CDS encoding ammonium transporter; this encodes MNNLKHLFGGLFVLVASLALGVTDALAQTAPPKLDTGDTAWMLTATVLVLLMTIPGVALFYGGMVRKKNVLGTVMQSFAITCLATIIWMVIGYSLAFSAGNALVGDLSKMFLTGLGVNDLSGTIPESVFMVFQMTFAIITPALIAGSLADRVKFSSLMWFVGLWLITVYAPITHWVWGGGFLAKDGVLDFAGGTVVHINAGIAGLAGAIILGKRNGYGVENMAPHNLVLSVIGAALLWVGWFGFNAGSAVAANGTAGMAMAVTQIAAAAAALSWMFLEWVLRGKPSVLGIISGAIGGLVAITPAAGFVDPKGALFIGILSGIICYWGATVLKRTLGYDDSLDCFGIHGIGGIVGALLTGVFAVKTIGGTSGALEGNVAQVWIQLKAILITIAYGGTVSLILFKGIDMVMGLRVTDEEEMQGLDQTQHGESVH
- a CDS encoding ammonium transporter, encoding MGIMTATLMAVPDALAQGAQKMDGANTAWILTSTALVLFMTLPGLALFYGGLVRAQNVLSVLMHCFTIACIVSVLWLVGVYSLAFSDGGALQSWIGGTGKVFLLGVTPDTLSGSLPEVVFFMFQMTFAIITPALIVGAYVERIKFSAMALFSAIWVVLVYGPVAHWVWGGGWLAELGVQDFAGGLVVHATCGTAALIIAKELGVRRGFPTEMRPPHSPGLVMSGAAMLWVGWFGFNGGSALAADGAAGMAITVTHISAATAALVWMAIEWTKHGKPTLVGITTGAIAGLATITPASGFVGPIGALVIGVVAGLLCYVSVGLVKMKFGVDDALDVLAVHGVGGVTGTLLTAILGATAFGGLGLSKLTIASQFWVQSIGVLAVVAWTAIVTWIIVKIIKATTGLRVDEEEEAEGLDIRAHGERGYML
- a CDS encoding CBS domain-containing protein, producing MLVDTVLRLKGSSVVTASPETPIGEIARLLHDARIGAVVISADDKTPDGILSERDIVAAIATEGSTALDHKASELMTCEVITCAPGDGVAGLMDVMTQNRIRHLPVMANGALCGMMSIGDVVKCHVDEIEHEAEALRAYVAQ
- a CDS encoding cell division protein FtsK produces the protein MARTTTDVSKIPFLPASVAAFLRRRMVELGGAALFIFGLASLLAFFSFSSTDPSLNKAVDGTVSNLMGIWGAIGADIGLQSMGIAASLPGIAMLVWGWRVVTKRPIPRAWLKITVMPFALLFIAMGAAGFAPPVDWSLRAGMGGYLGQLVLGQTAGLIGETGLRLPIVLIGMPFLLIGLMLGLYTLGFSPAEWRAFGRTMWRGTRVGGLFLGARATAGWQMGRNFGANGIRNWGRTKTRTEPRMGLRSNRAPNAIDIDETDVTLSPDEDIGPSSLLETPKPEAPTEPLVTPRSTPARQGRRADEGRQTMLDLVRDGNYELPPLDLLAEPPVQVVEPEHAKESLEANARLLMGVLEDFGVKGQILKVRPGPVVTLYELEPAAGIKSSRVIGLADDIARSMSAVSVRIAVVPGQNVIGIELPNARREMVSLRELLSSEAYERTASKLTLVLGKDIGGAPVMADLARMPHLLIAGTTGSGKSVAINTMILSLLYRLTPDECRFIMIDPKMLELSVYDDIPHLLAPVVTEPGKAVVALKWTVKEMENRYRSMSELGVRNVANYNQRVAEASNKGQTLTRSIQTGFDPETGKPVIEEHALDLKPMPLIVVVVDEMADLMMVAGKEIEGTIQRLSQMARAAGIHLIMATQRPSVDVITGTIKANFPTRVSFQVTSKVDSRTILSEGGAEQLLGQGDMLYMAGGGRITRVHGPFVSDQEVEKIVAALKSQGEPEYIDAVTIDESADISAGAGGNGNNDALYDQAVSLVLRERRASTSFIQRHLQIGYNRAARIMDQMEADGVVSSANHAGKREVLPGGTL
- a CDS encoding peptidase S16; its protein translation is MIPIFPLAGVLLLPGGMLPLNIFEPRYLAMTRDAIRTQTRLIGMIQPIGGPDIRNPLTPGQENGRVGPEIYPTGCAGRITNFAETDDGCYQITLSGIARFHIADELALENGYRRVRPDFGPFRADMETPTSGGAASTRLLGALEHYFTLQGIQPDWATLRKMETTELVTFLSMACPFDASEKQALLEAQDTEARMHVLLSVLEMSGVLDDGGAGTRH
- a CDS encoding UbiH/UbiF/VisC/COQ6 family ubiquinone biosynthesis hydroxylase codes for the protein MIKEQQKSQKSPKTALNGGKPAPCDVVVVGGGMAGMTFAVALESAGLTVTVVERLDPAGFADAGFDGRVSALSLGSRQVLETIGLWEAMSQDAAPILDIDVTDGGTPAFLHFDHKELHPASNAQPMGHIVENRIIRRAQMEKLPSLSGLKFMAPAVVKNIERGKTGAKVCLDDGTVITARLVVAADGRASRLRNGAKINTTSWQYDQSAIVTTVIHDQPHLGVAYEKFLAPGPFAILPMTDDLDGHHRSSIVWSDRSDLVPAFLKLNESDFNGELARRFGDHLGRVCATGPRWSYPLGLSLAETYIADRLALIGDAAHAIHPIAGQGLNLGIRDAAALAEVVVDASRLGLDIGMKTVLEDYQHWRGFDAVALAGATDILNRLFSTNNAPLRLFRGVGIDVVNAIGPARRLFMREAMGITGDLPRLVRGDVL
- a CDS encoding co-chaperone YbbN → MNTIIGDTGNGETPIAENTDNGALVRDVDTASFAAEVIEASQKIPVIVDFWAPWCEPCKQLGPMLEKLVTAAGGSVRLVKINIDDNQQLAQQLRVQSVPMVYAFVQGRPLDGFSGALPESELKAFLDRVIEGAAKAGLETQGEPTAGQIIEKAKEALAKKDDGNAMQLFAQALELDDESVEALAGLARCYIAAGEIEAAQGLIDSIPEDKASHADVVAAKSALDLATQSGDAGETDEFEAKLATNPDDHQARFDLAMARFAADDRAGAVDELLELVRRNREWNDGAARLQLFKMFDAWGGDDELTQDGRTRLSTLLFS
- a CDS encoding outer membrane lipoprotein carrier protein LolA gives rise to the protein MPSFEPSIPTMTLTRFFTPLIFLALFAGLLGLAGPATAQTVQGRNHEALLKVERYLDSIRTMQSKFYQAGADGSVTRGTIAMKRPGRLRIEYAPPSPALIIADGRWFIFYDKELEHPSYTPIDDTLAGFLVRKKIRLSGDVKVTRYVHEKGVIRVSIVHRDEPEQGSLTFLFSDNPLKLLQWQVIDSQGGETRVSLIDPEFGMPLNSKLFEFRAPKTDSE